A genomic region of Plasmodium malariae genome assembly, chromosome: 14 contains the following coding sequences:
- the PmUG01_14072200 gene encoding COPI associated protein, putative — translation MVPLIKNIPNFSLRFLSMASGALMITAGILNVFNLFQIVINLYIICSGVLLILCDIKTFTFYRYIEFLFTVVGRSLYILIIASIIINKGLLSLLIGLILIVIAAMYVTLGYYNGIPIPLMDKRNCVSSFPDQKNNARSTCSMETTDGFN, via the exons ATGGTTCCTTTAATCAAGAATATACCAAATTTTAGCTTAAGATTTTTATCAATGGCTTCGG GAGCACTGATGATAACAGCTGGAATTTTAAACgtctttaatttatttcaaatagttataaatttatacattatatgttCGGGGgtattgttaattttatgtgATATAAAAACGTTTACcttttatagatatatagagTTCTTATTCACAGTGGTTGGTAGAAGTctttatattcttataatagCATcgattataattaataaaggGTTACTTAGTTTATTAATAGGATTAATCCTTATTGTAATAGCGGCCATGTATGTCACATTAGGTTATTATAATGGTATACCTATACCACTTATGGATAAACGTAATTGCGTGAGTAGCTTCCCAGATCAGAAAAATAATGCAAGAAGTACTTGTTCTATGGAAACAACAGATGGTTTTAATTAA
- the PmUG01_14072300 gene encoding calcyclin binding protein, putative, producing the protein MESGKISELNEDIVEFNKLLSLALRENVKRKIIECIEKTTVDIAKLKIEGSQTPNKINDTNLQLNESNNTSYNSVQSFAWNQEGNKVTVFLTVKNVQNIEKGKIFTEFNERSFEIKMHDVDKKNYRFCIKKLHEKIVPSKCSIKVRKDAIHVYLIKHDNKYWDNLHFKESPMSKIRAPKMDEQAEPSTMLMNMMKQLYQEGDSDMKRTIAKAWCEANEKKSDFSIPNF; encoded by the coding sequence aTGGAATCGGGAAAAATTAGCGAGCTGAATGAAGATATAGTAGAATTTAATAAGTTGTTGTCCTTAGCATTAAGAGAAAATGtcaaaaggaaaataatagaatGCATAGAAAAAACAACTGTTGATATAGCAAAATTAAAGATTGAAGGAAGTCAAACcccaaataaaataaatgacaCAAACTTACAATTAAATGAGAGCAATAATACCTCATATAATTCTGTTCAATCCTTTGCATGGAATCAAGAAGGAAATAAAGTTACTGTTTTTTTAACAGTTAAAAATGTgcaaaatattgaaaaaggaaaaatttttacagaatttaatgaaagatcttttgaaataaaaatgcatgatgtagataaaaaaaattatcgtttctgtattaaaaaattgcatgaaaaaattgtacCAAGCAAATGTTCTATAAAAGTTAGAAAGGATGCAATTCATGTATACCTAATCAAACACGATAATAAATATTGGGATAATCTACATTTTAAAGAATCTCCCATGTCCAAAATTAGAGCTCCTAAAATGGATGAACAAGCTGAACCCTCTACTATGCTTATGAACATGATGAAACAACTATATCAGGAGGGAGACAGCGATATGAAAAGAACAATAGCGAAAGCATGGTGTGAAgcaaatgaaaagaaatcGGATTTTTCTAttccaaatttttaa
- the PmUG01_14072400 gene encoding conserved Plasmodium protein, unknown function, with protein MRRNVSPSLQREITLCNSQKNNKSCFVFSLNSKFQLILGGYSEQRESLKEDVENLKLLLNYEICFILFNVNKYTPKCKWVFILWTPDENVHNALKWKEKKVYIKKNSCIQIFEKEKKYSDICYMNKLIYHNVKNNVIDIIDDNDVSLLEINNFDELETCITTRANYANNNNLADLERSHINKQNNFFHSDVNNHLYNCYFLNSELWNGYSALRRRSGSDNMCSSLLTDVKLLANESNTCLNMLKVNIDDLTLSSHHLIIDNIEAVQDITQDQNIFYIIYKILDSYTFFYVCNYGSCTTKEKFVYSFFKPHIIEFLKKKNIHIFLSVEMGKVKHLINFINSDVVKKRESMLEENSLEENSLYGKNVKMKKEANNLIIQKVKNNNKNIFPINESVIIEDKESFEKQSNNNESVLNLIMKKYSFNSRASNMSAKKSSNTNSTSISLKKHSLSVDQINSFNLKNKKKNFTTSSTRKCNSASYLLEKRVSLKLFNIKNENLSKFAIEEAVGGKKKKKEKKSKTLPTLLKSKSLSLNKYSSISLESKKSYALDKQN; from the exons atgaggagAAATGTAAGTCCTTCATTACAGAGGGAGATTACTTTGTGCAACAGccagaaaaataataaaagttgtTTTGTCTTTTCTTTGAACAGTAAAT TTCAGCTCATTTTAGGCGGATACTCAGAACAAAGAGAAAGCTTAAAAGAGGAtgtagaaaatttaaaacttcttctaaattatgaaatatgttttatattatttaacgttaataaatatactcCAAAATGTAAATGGGTTTTTATCCTATGGACACCTGACGAAAATGTCCATAACGCGCTAaaatggaaagaaaaaaaagtgtacataaaaaaaaatagctgcatacaaatatttgaaaaggaaaaaaagtatagcgatatatgttatatgaaTAAGCTCATATATCACAATGtgaaaaataatgttatCGATATAATTGATGATAATGATGTTTCACTGCTTGAGATAAACAATTTTGATGAATTAGAAACATGTATAACCACAAGGGCAAATTatgcaaataataataatttagcAGATTTGGAAAGAAGTCATATAAATAAGCAGAACAACTTTTTCCACTCGGATGTGAATAACCATTTGTATAATTGTTATTTCCTGAACTCGGAACTCTGGAACGGTTATAGCGCATTAAGACGTAGGAGCGGCAGTGATAACATGTGTTCCTCGCTATTGACTGATGTGAAGCTGCTTGCCAATGAAAGCAACACATGCTTAAACATGTTAAAGGTAAACATAGATGACCTGACACTGAGTAGTCATCACTTAATAATAGATAATATAGAAGCAGTTCAGGATATTACACAAGatcaaaacattttttatattatttataaaatccTTGATTCTTACACATTTTTCTATGTTTGCAACTATGGTAGCTGTAcgacaaaagaaaaattcgtttattcttttttcaaaccgcatattattgaatttttaaaaaaaaaaaatatacatatatttttgagtGTCGAAATGGGGAAAGTTAAACACTTAATCAATTTTATTAACTCCGATGTAGtcaaaaaaagggaaagcATGCTAGAAGAAAACTCCCTAGAAGAAAATTcattatatggaaaaaacgttaaaatgaaaaaggaggCTAACAATTTGATTATCCAAAAagttaagaataataataaaaacatatttccAATAAATGAATCAGTTATTATAGAAGATAAAGAATCATTTGAAAAacaaagtaataataacgaaTCTGTGCTTAActtaattatgaaaaaatattccttcAATTCTAGAGCAAGTAATATGTCAGCTAAAAAGAGTAGTAACACAAACTCTACTTCCATATCGTTAAAAAAGCACAGTCTTTCCGTAGACCAAATTAATTCATTCAAtcttaaaaacaaaaaaaaaaattttaccaCTTCGTCAACAAGGAAATGTAACAGTGCATCTTATTTGTTAGAAAAAAGAGTCTCCTTAAAGTTGTTCAAcataaaaaacgaaaatttATCTAAATTTGCGATAGAAGAAGCAGttggaggaaaaaaaaaaaaaaaagaaaaaaaaagtaaaacattACCAACTCTCTTAAAGAGCAAATCTTTAAgcctaaataaatattcgtCAATTTCTTTGGAATCTAAAAAATCATATGCTTtagataaacaaaattaa
- the PmUG01_14072100 gene encoding conserved Plasmodium protein, unknown function, with the protein MSRGLTKLLEVSLFVGGFLVIWYVTGERMFKRKKQIVKENILLILRHLCLEIYKVLNETSKTTRNVYDMLKNEPNASIELSKLEEVLLNNGYKKKIEEAEKEVLDRFKISVDDFYEELKNYEKDEDVQKYLDSIKKMYNESLLGFQPKLPSIDQNISQDVIINLTNLIYKEKRKVYKSKIDSMIKKDENFNIDTTFSNSEFFEKLQKSTEHVEEKIIKENSDLVPNMFTFKYLVNYYSNDTSFLQKKKYLESKHGEKMIKILKIKKNKRKKKCAKDNGSNNGSNNGSNNGSINSSIRSIPSQNSLMGNTSSDKNGGSGGGIGNSSNNSNSNIDSKSKIKCNNNSNCSSSSSIGNFENKFISGEVKASEAPPELNADEKLNATEENKTQKDVITNAHEPKKDKEMFQHISYSYNENNENNNTSYTTNYQQDKGNDGFLQMDGRYDLKRVEVEDQMEINELSGMNEINENSVVTNLNYVQDSKSEEIAEDGREQVNEANGEEGRRGVVEYVEGSTHKDTEKEKCMFTKKESFEDEEKIRVGSITEKKDVENVNENINITLELKEIIENKVHGEGEHAIYKDELQLEKTAHSNEVAKGNSVMNEKEEINEEGKEAVGKNGVADDIGEDCENAQSVSENDDTGEGADADAGETTEWKTVDENENEEENESKEPNEDSKNLYDAKEEDKWSLSEMLSHKDESNENENEENEKLANEKLANEKLANEKLANEELANEELANEELANEKLAKDKLADEKDDENKKNSLTKNVTQKKKKKKKKFEKKYINMCIKKE; encoded by the coding sequence ATGAGCAGGGGGCTGACGAAGCTGCTGGAAGTGAGTCTTTTTGTTGGGGGCTTCCTAGTAATCTGGTATGTGACAGGAGAAAGGATGTTTaagaggaaaaaacaaatagtgaaggaaaatatattgttaatacTTAGACACCTGTgcttagaaatatataaagtattaaATGAGACTTCAAAAACTACGAGAAATGTGTACGATATGCTTAAAAATGAACCGAATGCAAGTATTGAGTTAAGCAAATTGGAGGAAGTGCTATTAAATAATgggtataaaaaaaaaatcgaagAAGCTGAAAAAGAAGTATTAGATAGATTTAAAATAAGTGTTGACGATTTTTacgaagaattaaaaaactaTGAAAAAGATGAGGATGTACAGAAATATTTAgattcaattaaaaaaatgtataatgaGTCTTTACTTGGATTTCAGCCAAAATTACCATCAATTGATCAAAATATATCACAAGATGTAATTATcaatttaacaaatttaatatataaagaaaaaagaaaagtatataaatcaaaaattGATTCAATGATTAAAAAAGACGAAAATTTCAATATCGATACCACATTTTCAAATTCagaattttttgaaaaattgcAAAAGTCAACTGAACATGtagaggaaaaaattattaaagagAACTCAGATCTTGTCCCAAATATGtttacttttaaatatttagtaaACTACTATTCGAATGATACCagttttttgcaaaaaaagaaatatttggAATCCAAGCACGGCGAAAAAATGatcaaaattttgaaaataaagaaaaacaagagaaagaaaaagtgTGCAAAGGATAATGGTAGTAACAATGGAAGCAACAATGGCAGTAACAATGGCAGTATCAATAGCAGCATAAGGAGCATTCCCAGTCAAAATTCACTGATGGGCAATACCAGTTCGGACAAAAATGGTGGAAGTGGTGGTGGTATCGGTAATAGCAGTAAcaacagtaacagtaacattGACAGTAAAagcaaaattaaatgtaataataatagtaattgtagcagcagtagtagtaTTGGTAACTTCgaaaacaaatttatttctGGTGAAGTCAAGGCAAGTGAGGCACCCCCCGAGTTAAATGCCGATGAAAAACTTAACGCTACTGAGGAAAATAAAACGCAGAAAGATGTAATAACTAATGCACATGAACCCAAAAAAGACAAAGAAATGTTTCAACACATTAGTTATAGCTATAATgagaataatgaaaataacaaTACTTCTTATACTACCAATTATCAGCAAGATAAAGGAAACGATGGTTTTCTCCAAATGGATGGTAGGTATGATTTGAAACGAGTGGAAGTGGAAGATCAAATGGAGATAAATGAGCTAAGCGGGAtgaatgaaataaatgaGAATTCAGTTGTAACCAATTTAAATTATGTGCAGGATAGTAAAAGTGAAGAGATAGCGGAGGACGGGAGAGAACAAGTGAACGAAGCAAATGGAGAGGAGGGCAGGAGAGGAGTAGTAGAATATGTAGAAGGAAGTACGCACAAAGACacggaaaaggaaaaatgcatgttcacaaaaaaagaatCATTTGAAGATGAAGAGAAAATAAGAGTAGGGAGTATTACAGAAAAGAAAGACGTTGAAAatgttaatgaaaatataaatataacgctagaattaaaagaaattatagaaaACAAAGTACATGGGGAGGGTGAACATGCTATATACAAGGATGAATTACAATTAGAAAAAACAGCACACAGTAATGAAGTTGCTAAGGGGAACAGTGTAATGAATGAAAAAGAGGAAATTAATGAAGAGGGTAAAGAAGCAGTTGGAAAAAATGGCGTTGCTGACGATATAGGAGAAGACTGTGAAAATGCACAGAGTGTATCTGAGAACGATGATACAGGTGAAGGTGCAGATGCAGATGCAGGTGAAACGACTGAGTGGAAAACCGTCGACGAGAATGAAAACGAAGAGGAAAATGAATCGAAAGAACCGAATGAGGATagcaaaaatttatatgatgCAAAAGAGGAAGATAAATGGAGTTTGTCGGAGATGCTATCACACAAAGATGAATccaatgaaaatgaaaatgaagaaaatgagAAATTAGCAAATGAGAAATTAGCAAATGAGAAATTAGCAAATGAGAAATTAGCAAATGAGGAATTAGCAAATGAGGAATTAGCAAATGAGGAATTAGCAAATGAGAAATTAGCAAAAGATAAATTGGCAGATGAAAaagatgatgaaaataagaaaaatagcTTAACCAAAAATGTgacgcaaaaaaaaaaaaagaaaaaaaaaaaattcgaaaaaaaatacataaatatgtgtattaaaaaagagtaa
- the PmUG01_14071900 gene encoding conserved protein, unknown function — protein sequence MGATTSHLRCLTNIAGLSSLVLSLFPKLIIKNPQVLRPLLNVSWGYLFGSTFWLCIFSDVGLVRSLKNMRRTVIPEDAEEAKKQLEEMNKSEEGFKRRNKDFQYFFSFSTLFSGILLLTTVRLANHNLQLRISSSVVALSCLLNNLYLHSKIYNLKLKKENLYSELIENPKDEKIIADIKKNKKEFHLYHGLSLLSLYISFLGLTPYVFT from the exons atggGAGCCACTACAAGTCACTTGAGATGCTTAACAAATATTGCTG GGTTGTCAAGTCTGGTACTTTCGCTTTTCCCCAAgttgataataaaaaacccACAAGTTCTTAGGCCTTTGTTAAATGTAAGTTGGGGATATTTATTTGGTTCAACATTTTggttatgtatattttcGGATGTTGGGTTAGTGAgaagtttaaaaaatatgagacGAACAGTAATTCCGGAAGATGCAGAAGAAGCAAAAAAGCAGTTAGAAGAAATGAATAAGTCAGAAGAGGGTTTTAAAAGAAGGAATAAagattttcaatatttttttagtttttctaCTTTATTTTCTGGTATTCTGTTACTTACAACAGTTAGACTTGCTAATCATAATTTACAATTAAGAATCAGTTCATCAGTTGTTGCTTTGTCATgtctattaaataatttatatttgcatagcaaaatttataatttaaaattgaagaaagaaaatttatacaGTGAGCTAATTGAAAATccaaaagatgaaaaaattattgcagatataaaaaaaaataaaaaagaatttcatTTGTACCATGGTTTATCACTTTTATCGTTATACATATCCTTTTTGGGTTTAACCCCTTATGTgtttacataa
- the PWP1 gene encoding periodic tryptophan protein 1, putative: MDEEGAENESMYNIVQEKKNKKIKKKKLKKEKNVKVNDIVSCIAFLSKDEKKIGSKKDLWSEEDESSSIRGKNKSKKKRKKKSYVSESNEYIELENVFNDEHEYRKVITEDSIIANDKKYIYEDELHLETDDVLILNGKIYSDVGTLETHIFNYDEDIFNIYDDAIIDNYPLCLQIINTCSYYKNKNIVAIGTLNKDIGLWDVHNIQELEALSYLGNKDSNESGRKKGGDTKDGSKRCGVDKNGRKKRSRLYEDIQDDKLHGHSDCVTCLNLSKLTPNLLCSGSKDCSIILWDLSMLSPLHSFNFHNKKINNISFHTTDRNILLSTSSDKTIKIFDIRKNTVALSIPFDKTPESTIWSIWDDSIIFSSDVKGYINKVDIRQVTSSSKSVPFNRAKNNIVQFKAFNKSCVALLSPIIDYKNLILAGSEDGIVKVFDFSIFTEREQPHCVYTKNMDRNLFCMQNNEDWPNVVFLGCDQLYDWDLKSCNEIRKYFKM, encoded by the exons ATGGACGAGGAGGGAGCAGAAAATGAAAGTATGTACAATATTGtccaagaaaaaaaaaataaaaaaataaaaaaaaaaaaattgaaaaaagagaagaatgTTAAGGTAAACGATATTGTAAGCTGCATTGCCTTTTTATCAAAAGATGAGAAGAAGATAGGAAGTAAAAAGGACCTGTGGAG CGAGGAGGACGAGTCTAGCTCAATCCGCGGAAAGAACAAATcaaagaagaaaaggaaaaaaaagagctaCGTATCGGAATCAAACGAATATATAGAGTTAGAAAACGTATTTAATGACGAACATGAATATCGAAAGGTGATAACTGAAGACAGCATTATAGCAAAtgataaaaagtatatatatgaagatGAGTTGCATTTAGAAACAGATGATGTTCTAATATTGAACGGTAAAATATATAGCGATGTAGGTACTCTAGAAACACACATCTTTAATTATGATgaagatatatttaatatatatgatgatgCAATAATAGATAACTACCCCTTATGTttacaaattataaacaCGTGTTcctattataaaaataagaatattgtAGCTATAGGTACtttaaataaagatatagGTCTATGGgatgtacataatattcaGGAGTTGGAGGCTTTGAGCTATTTAGGCAATAAGGACAGTAACGAGAGTGGTAGAAAAAAAGGCGGAGATACAAAAGATGGAAGTAAACGCTGCGGCGTTGATAAAAACGGacggaaaaaaagaagcagaCTATATGAGGACATACAAGATGATAAGTTACATGGTCATAGTGACTGCGTAACTTGCTTGaatttatcaaaattaaCACCAAATTTGTTATGCAGTGGTTCGAAAGATTGCTCCATAATACTGTGGGATCTGTCTATGCTTAGTCCTTTACATTCTTTTAACTTtcataacaaaaaaattaataatatttcttttcataCAACTGATAGAAACATATTGCTCTCTACCTCCTCTgataaaactataaaaatattcgaTATACGAAAGAATACAGTAGCATTAAGCATTCCGTTTGACAAAACCCCAGAATCAACTATATGGAGTATATGGGATGAcagtataatattttcttctgATGTTAAGGGGTATATAAATAAGGTAGATATACGTCAAGTTACATCATCATCAAAATCAGTACCATTTAATCGtgctaaaaataatattgtcCAGTTCAAGGCATTTAACAAATCGTGTGTTGCGTTACTGAGCCCTATTATAGATTACAAGAATTTGATATTGGCAGGATCAGAAGATGGAATTGTTAAGGTTTTCGACTTTAGCATCTTTACAGAAAGAGAACAGCCGCATTGTGTTTATACAAAGAACATGGACAGG aatttattttgtatgcAGAATAATGAAGATTGGCCAAATGTCGTATTCTTAGGATGTGATCAATTATATGATTGGGATTTAAAATCTTGTAATGagataagaaaatattttaaaatgtga
- the HUB1 gene encoding ubiquitin-like modifier HUB1, putative yields the protein MIEIILNDRLGKKIRVKCNPDDTIGDLKKLVAAQTGTRADKIRIQKWYTIYKDHITLQDYEIKDGMNLELYYN from the exons atgatagaaATAATACTCAACGATCGactgggaaaaaaaattcgaGTGAAATGTAACCCGGATGATACCATCGGAGATTTAAAGAAACTTGTGGCTGCGCAGACAG GAACAAGAGCTGACAAAATAAGAATACAGAAATggtatactatatataaagatCATATCACATTACAAGACtatgaaataaaagatgGAATGAACCTTGAATTATATTACAACTAA